The Candidatus Caldatribacterium sp. genomic sequence CTTCTGAGAGAGGGCCTTATTTTTCGGGTACCGGGGAAAGGCACTTTTGTAGCGCAACAGAAGATTGTGGAGAAGCTTACCGAGCTTGTGGGCTTTACTAAAGACATGGAGAGAAAAGGGTGTACCCCAAGTACCAAGGTTCTCAAGAAAAGAGTGGTATATCCTCCGAAGAAGATACAAGAATATCTTCACTTGGGAAAAGGGGAAAAGGTCCTTCTTCTCAAAAGGGTTCGTTATGCCTCAGGAGAGCCAATGGCCTTGCAAACTGCCTATATACCCCTTAAGTTCTTCCCAGGCATTGAAAAAGTTAATTTTGAGAAGAATTCCCTGTACGACACGTTCAAGAAGTTTGGAAGGCCTCCGGTATGGGCAAAGCAGGATATGGAGGCTACGCTCATAAGGGACGAGGAACAAGCCCGACTTCTTGAAGTTGCACCAGGTTCTGCCGGCATGCTTAGTGAGCGCTTGACTTACGACCTTGAGGGAAATCCCATAGAGTTTACGGTTACCCTCTTCCGCGGAGATAACTACCGCTTTACGGTGCATCTCACCAATCCAGAATTCGTGGAGAGGAGAGACTGAGATGGAGAGACCCTTGCTGGTAAGGGGTCAGGTTGTTACTCCCAGCCGGGTGCTACAAGGAGGAGCGCTTTTCGTACGGGAAGGACGCATTGAAGAGGT encodes the following:
- a CDS encoding GntR family transcriptional regulator → MKLAKDSPIPIHVQLRDALKQVLRSGEYKPGDRFFSENEIAKKYNVSRMTVRRVMDDLLREGLIFRVPGKGTFVAQQKIVEKLTELVGFTKDMERKGCTPSTKVLKKRVVYPPKKIQEYLHLGKGEKVLLLKRVRYASGEPMALQTAYIPLKFFPGIEKVNFEKNSLYDTFKKFGRPPVWAKQDMEATLIRDEEQARLLEVAPGSAGMLSERLTYDLEGNPIEFTVTLFRGDNYRFTVHLTNPEFVERRD